The Thermotoga sp. SG1 region ACACTTATAATTTCCGTTAATCGTCAGAAAATAGATTTTTTCCACATTATCTACGAACGAAAAAGTCTAAATCATAAAATTCCATGGTAACATTCTAGGAGTGGAAGGAGGGATTTCTGTGAAAAAGGGCCTCATCGTTCTGATAATTGTTCTGATCGTTGCGGTCGTCATCATCGGTACCACGATCGGATATTACAATTACCTTGTTTCGCTGGAACAGGAAGTGGAGGAAAAGTACAGCCAGATCCAGAACCAGCTCCAGAGAAGAGCAGACCTCATACCCAATCTCGTGGAAACTGTGAAGGGCTATGCTGCACATGAGAAAGAGATTCTCGAAGAGATAGCGAACGCAAGATCGAAACTGATAGGTGCAAGAACACCACAGGAGAGCGCTCAGGCCGATGCAGAACTTTCATCAGCCCTTTCAAGACTTCTTGCCATAGCGGAGAACTATCCCAATCTCAAGGCTGACACGAACTTTCGCCAGCTCATGGATGAACTCGCCGGAACGGAAAACAGGATTGCAGTTGCTCGAAGAGACTACAACGAAGCGGTGAAAAGATACAACACCGCTATAAAGAGGTTTCCCGGTGTGATCTTTGCAAGGATGTTTGGATTCGAAGAGAAACAGTACTTTGAAGCAAGGGTTGGAGCAGAGCAGGTGCCAGAGGTGAAGTTCTGATGAGAAGAATTCTTTTTCTGATTCTCATTGCTTTATTTGTTCTTTCGTTTTCAGTTGAGTTTCCAGAGCCCACTCCGTACAAGTATGTGAACGACTACGTGGGTGTGCTGGATTCAGAAACGGTGGAAAAGATAGTTGCCGTTGGAAAAGAACTGGAGAAAAAAACAACGGCTCAGATCGTTGTGGTGGTTGTTCCTTCACTCTCTGGTCTTACGGTGGAAGAATATGCGAACCGGCTTTTCAGGGAATGGGGAATAGGTCAAAAGGAAAAGAACAACGGGGTGCTTCTTCTTGTTGCGATGCAGGATAGAAAGGTGAGAATAGAAGTTGGATACGGCTTGGAAGGAGCCATTCCAGATGGAAAGGCAGGAAGAATCCTCGATGAATACGTGATTCCCTATTTCAAAGAGGGAGAGTACAACAAAGGTATCTACTATGGCTATCTGGCGATCGTCAGAGAGGTGGCCAGAGAGTACGGGGTGGAAATCACAGGAACCTCAGACCTTCCTGAAAGAGGAACGGACATCAATGGTCTTTCCATTATTATCATCGTCGTCGCGTTCATCATCTTCTCTTCCATCATGGGAAGGGGAAGATACTGGTACAGAGGTCCCAGGTTTCCGGGTGGATTCGGTGGACCCAGGGGTGGATCAGGTGGCTCTGGGGGCTTTGGAGGAGGATCCTCCGGAGGCGGTGGTGCATCAAGAGGATGGTGAAAAAGCCCCGGGTTTCCGGGGCTTCATCTTTCTATTGCTTCTATCTGTTCTGCTACGAAGTTGACGATTTCTCTTATGTACTCCCTTGAGAAGCTCAACTCTATTCCCGCTGCTCTGTATACTTCGTCTACTGAGGCTGAACATCCCACGGATAAAAACCTCTGGTAGTCTTTCAGGGTTTTCTCCGGATCTTTCAGGTAATTCCTGTAAATTGCAAGGGCACCGATCTGGGCTATCCCATACTCTATATAATAGAACGGCACCTCGAAGATGTGAAGTTGAAAGAGCCATCTTGTTTTCTTTTCCTCATCCAGATTTGACCAGTCCACTCCGGGATTGAACCTGTCCATCAGGTGAGCAAAGTATTCGTCTCTTTCATCTGGTGTGTGATCGGGATTGGTGTAAATCCAGTGCTGGAAAGCATCCACTATCATGCACCACGGCAAAAAATAAAGTGTGCCTTCGAGTTCTTCGATCTTTGCCTTTTT contains the following coding sequences:
- a CDS encoding LemA family protein — protein: MKKGLIVLIIVLIVAVVIIGTTIGYYNYLVSLEQEVEEKYSQIQNQLQRRADLIPNLVETVKGYAAHEKEILEEIANARSKLIGARTPQESAQADAELSSALSRLLAIAENYPNLKADTNFRQLMDELAGTENRIAVARRDYNEAVKRYNTAIKRFPGVIFARMFGFEEKQYFEARVGAEQVPEVKF
- a CDS encoding YgcG family protein, with the protein product MRRILFLILIALFVLSFSVEFPEPTPYKYVNDYVGVLDSETVEKIVAVGKELEKKTTAQIVVVVVPSLSGLTVEEYANRLFREWGIGQKEKNNGVLLLVAMQDRKVRIEVGYGLEGAIPDGKAGRILDEYVIPYFKEGEYNKGIYYGYLAIVREVAREYGVEITGTSDLPERGTDINGLSIIIIVVAFIIFSSIMGRGRYWYRGPRFPGGFGGPRGGSGGSGGFGGGSSGGGGASRGW